From Streptomyces sp. NBC_01460, a single genomic window includes:
- a CDS encoding YciI family protein, producing MEFLCYHRDRIGSLALRDELIEEHWSYMDGYAKEMIARGPTLDGDTPTGSLHVLDLPCPAAARAFAFDEPNHQAGVYRDVLLRRWRNTLGRTMWDFPGGDTDGNRYLVLGLGSGPAADLSVPAVPDELIAYGPLLSDDGADWLGTAALVRATDPGAARDILTEDRYADIEVHAWQFGGRRS from the coding sequence ATGGAGTTCCTCTGCTACCACCGCGACCGCATCGGCTCCCTGGCGCTGCGTGACGAACTGATCGAAGAGCACTGGTCCTACATGGACGGGTACGCGAAGGAGATGATCGCCCGAGGGCCGACCCTGGACGGCGACACACCCACCGGCAGCCTGCACGTCCTCGACCTGCCCTGTCCCGCCGCCGCCCGCGCGTTCGCCTTCGACGAGCCGAACCACCAGGCCGGCGTCTACCGCGACGTGCTGCTGCGCCGCTGGCGCAACACGCTGGGACGCACCATGTGGGACTTCCCCGGCGGCGACACCGACGGCAACCGGTACCTGGTGCTCGGCCTCGGCTCGGGCCCGGCAGCGGACCTCTCGGTGCCGGCCGTCCCGGACGAACTGATCGCCTACGGGCCGCTGCTGTCCGACGACGGCGCCGACTGGCTGGGCACGGCGGCGCTGGTACGCGCCACGGACCCGGGCGCGGCACGCGACATCCTGACCGAGGACCGGTACGCCGACATCGAGGTCCACGCCTGGCAGTTCGGCGGGCGCCGGTCCTAG
- a CDS encoding SpoIIE family protein phosphatase, producing the protein MDEAGSTGPPADTAGRTPDTVGDRRPGGLPSEEERCRILAQLPVPVAYFGRDQLLSMANGAAAESVGRTEAALLGLRPGEVEPGLFLEGGEGLSDAIARVLRTGEGEPYETHLMVEGSEHIWQAAMSPVRNDAGEVEGVSVVTLDTTDQFWARRRLAVLNKASRRIGSTLDVGRTAEELAELAIEDFADFVTVDLLSEVLTGDEARSVLHRDTISFHRVAQRSVLEGCPESVVPLGEIHSYDRDSVIGRALVLGEPVRVAVDDETLRDWAADEPVRSRSMRDHKIHSVLVVPLRARGVTLGTTLFCRHRTPGGFGTVDLQLAAELASRAAVCIDNARRYTRERATALALQRSLLPRRAARQRAVEATARYLPNTTGAGIGGDWFDVIPLSGARVALVVGDVVGHGLHASATMGRLRTAVRTLADVDLAPEELLTQLDDLVSTLDREQPADSSEGAPVAGATCLYAVYDPATGHCTMARAGHPEPVVARPDGTVEQLPLPAGPPLGVGGVAFEAAEFELPEGSRLALYTDGLIETADRDVDTALAELRDLLGRPAHSLEETCDTVMDALVPEQPDDDVALLLARTRRLDAGHYASWDLVADPAVVSKARKRASAQLVAWGLDDAVFTTELVVSELVTNAIRYGGDPIRLRLIRDTALICEVVDGSSTAPHLRRARIFDEGGRGLLLVASLTERWGTRYSGTGKTIWAEQPLPGTEEADLA; encoded by the coding sequence ATGGACGAGGCGGGCTCCACAGGCCCGCCCGCGGACACGGCCGGTCGCACGCCGGACACCGTCGGCGACCGGCGTCCGGGTGGCCTGCCGTCCGAGGAGGAACGCTGCCGGATCCTGGCGCAGCTGCCGGTACCGGTCGCCTACTTCGGCCGGGACCAGCTCCTCTCCATGGCGAACGGGGCCGCGGCCGAATCGGTCGGCAGGACCGAGGCGGCGCTGCTCGGCCTGCGTCCGGGCGAGGTCGAGCCGGGACTGTTCCTTGAGGGCGGGGAAGGGCTCTCCGACGCCATCGCCCGCGTGCTGAGAACGGGCGAGGGCGAGCCGTACGAGACGCACCTCATGGTGGAGGGCAGCGAACACATCTGGCAGGCGGCGATGTCGCCCGTACGGAACGACGCGGGTGAGGTCGAGGGCGTGTCCGTCGTGACACTCGACACGACCGACCAGTTCTGGGCACGGAGGCGTCTGGCCGTGCTGAACAAGGCCAGCAGGCGGATCGGCAGCACCCTGGACGTGGGACGCACCGCCGAGGAGCTGGCGGAGCTCGCCATCGAGGACTTCGCCGACTTCGTCACGGTCGATCTCCTCTCCGAGGTGCTGACCGGTGACGAGGCGCGTTCCGTCCTGCACCGGGACACGATCAGCTTCCACCGGGTGGCCCAGCGGTCCGTGCTCGAGGGATGCCCCGAGTCGGTCGTCCCCCTCGGCGAGATCCATTCCTACGACCGCGACTCCGTGATCGGCCGCGCGCTGGTCCTCGGCGAACCGGTGCGCGTCGCCGTCGACGACGAGACTCTGCGGGACTGGGCGGCGGACGAGCCGGTACGGTCGCGGAGCATGCGGGACCACAAGATCCACTCCGTCCTCGTGGTTCCGCTGCGGGCCCGCGGAGTGACGCTCGGCACCACGCTGTTCTGCCGGCACAGGACGCCCGGGGGATTCGGCACCGTGGACCTGCAGCTCGCCGCCGAGCTCGCCTCTCGGGCGGCCGTCTGTATCGACAACGCCCGTCGCTACACCCGCGAGCGGGCCACGGCCCTCGCCCTGCAGCGCAGCCTGCTGCCCCGCCGGGCCGCCCGGCAGAGGGCCGTCGAGGCCACCGCACGCTATCTCCCGAACACCACGGGCGCGGGCATCGGAGGAGACTGGTTCGACGTCATCCCGCTGTCCGGCGCCCGGGTCGCCCTGGTGGTGGGCGACGTCGTCGGCCACGGCCTCCACGCCTCGGCCACCATGGGCCGGCTCCGCACCGCCGTACGGACCCTCGCCGACGTCGACCTCGCCCCCGAGGAACTGCTCACCCAGCTCGACGACCTGGTGTCCACGCTCGACCGCGAACAGCCCGCCGACAGCTCCGAAGGCGCACCGGTCGCCGGTGCGACCTGCCTCTACGCCGTGTACGACCCGGCGACCGGACACTGCACGATGGCCAGGGCGGGCCACCCCGAGCCGGTGGTGGCACGCCCCGACGGAACGGTCGAACAACTGCCGCTGCCCGCGGGGCCGCCGCTCGGAGTGGGCGGAGTCGCCTTCGAGGCGGCCGAGTTCGAACTGCCCGAGGGCAGTCGGCTGGCCCTGTACACGGACGGTCTGATCGAGACGGCCGACAGGGACGTCGACACAGCCCTCGCCGAACTGCGTGACCTGCTCGGCCGTCCGGCGCACTCGCTCGAAGAGACGTGCGACACCGTGATGGACGCACTCGTCCCCGAGCAGCCGGACGACGACGTCGCTCTGCTGTTGGCCCGCACGAGACGCCTCGACGCGGGCCACTACGCCTCGTGGGACCTCGTCGCGGATCCTGCCGTGGTCTCGAAGGCCCGCAAGCGAGCCTCCGCGCAGCTCGTGGCGTGGGGCCTGGACGACGCGGTGTTCACCACGGAGCTCGTCGTCAGCGAGCTGGTCACCAACGCCATCCGCTACGGCGGCGACCCCATCCGGCTCCGGCTCATCCGGGACACCGCGCTCATCTGCGAGGTCGTCGACGGCAGCAGTACCGCGCCCCATCTGCGCCGTGCCCGGATCTTCGACGAGGGCGGGCGCGGTCTGCTGCTCGTCGCGAGTCTCACGGAACGCTGGGGCACCCGCTACAGCGGCACCGGCAAGACCATCTGGGCCGAACAGCCCCTGCCGGGAACGGAGGAGGCGGACCTGGCCTGA
- a CDS encoding GDSL-type esterase/lipase family protein: MSPHSQLMTTPLTEDLVRGALDLERTEHGLLPHRLPARARAQNTDGQLAMAEAQPSGVRIVLRTRATVVELDTLPTKRAYVGAPPRPDGIYDLVVDGRLVGRAGVKGGNTLTIDMAAGSAEVRPGPVGTVRFDGLRAGPKDVEIWLPHNETTELVALRTDAPVEAVPDRGRAVWLHHGSSISHGSDAASPTTTWPALAASLGGVELVNLGYGGSALLDPFTARTLRDTPADRISVKAGINLVNTDVMRLRAFTPAVHGFLDTIRDGHPTTPLLVVSPLLCPIHEDTPGPSAPDHSALSEGRLSFRATGDPAETAAGKLTLTVIRRELARIVEQRAAEDPHLYYLDGRELYGEADSAELPLPDALHPDAATHRRIGERFARLAFRAGGPLAADGSRP; the protein is encoded by the coding sequence ATGAGCCCCCACTCCCAGCTGATGACCACTCCCCTCACCGAAGACCTCGTGCGCGGTGCCCTCGACCTGGAGCGCACCGAACACGGTCTGCTGCCGCACCGGCTGCCCGCCCGGGCCCGCGCCCAGAACACCGACGGGCAACTGGCCATGGCGGAGGCCCAGCCCTCCGGCGTACGGATCGTCCTCCGTACCCGGGCCACCGTCGTGGAGCTGGACACCCTGCCCACCAAGCGGGCGTACGTGGGCGCCCCGCCCCGACCGGACGGCATCTACGACCTGGTGGTCGACGGCCGCCTCGTGGGCCGGGCCGGTGTGAAGGGCGGCAACACCCTGACCATCGACATGGCCGCCGGATCCGCCGAGGTCCGGCCGGGACCGGTGGGTACCGTCCGCTTCGACGGGCTGCGAGCCGGGCCGAAGGACGTGGAGATCTGGCTGCCGCACAACGAGACCACCGAGCTGGTCGCCCTGCGCACCGACGCCCCCGTCGAAGCCGTCCCGGACCGGGGCCGCGCGGTGTGGCTGCATCACGGCAGCTCCATCAGCCACGGCTCCGACGCCGCGAGCCCCACCACCACCTGGCCCGCGCTGGCCGCGTCCCTGGGAGGGGTCGAACTGGTCAACCTGGGGTACGGCGGCAGCGCCCTGCTCGACCCGTTCACCGCACGCACCTTGCGTGACACACCGGCGGACCGGATCAGCGTCAAGGCGGGCATCAACCTGGTCAACACCGACGTGATGCGCCTGCGTGCCTTCACCCCGGCCGTACACGGCTTCCTCGACACGATCCGCGACGGTCACCCCACCACACCGCTGCTGGTGGTCTCGCCCCTCCTGTGCCCCATCCACGAGGACACCCCCGGCCCCAGCGCCCCGGACCACAGCGCCCTGAGCGAGGGCAGGCTGAGCTTCCGGGCCACGGGGGACCCCGCGGAGACCGCCGCCGGCAAGCTGACCCTGACGGTCATCAGGCGTGAGCTCGCCCGCATCGTCGAGCAGCGGGCGGCCGAGGACCCGCATCTGTACTACCTCGACGGCCGCGAGCTCTACGGCGAGGCGGACTCTGCCGAGCTGCCGCTGCCCGACGCGCTGCACCCCGACGCCGCCACACACCGAAGGATCGGCGAGCGCTTCGCACGGCTGGCATTCCGCGCGGGCGGCCCTCTCGCGGCCGACGGGTCACGCCCCTGA
- a CDS encoding TetR/AcrR family transcriptional regulator: MARAGLTAERLTQAGADMADEVGFDKVTVAALARQFGVKDASLYSHLKNSQDLRTRIALLALAELADRVAAALAGRAGKDALEAFANAYRDYAREHPGRYAAAQLRLDPEAAAASAGARHAQMTRAILRGYDLTEPDQTHAVRLLGSVFHGYISLESGGSFSHSAPGTQETWSRVLDALDALLRNWPDS, encoded by the coding sequence ATGGCCAGAGCAGGACTGACCGCAGAACGCCTGACGCAGGCCGGGGCGGACATGGCCGACGAGGTCGGCTTCGACAAGGTGACCGTCGCGGCACTCGCCCGGCAGTTCGGTGTCAAGGACGCGAGTCTCTACTCGCATCTGAAGAACTCGCAGGACCTCAGGACGAGGATCGCCCTGCTGGCCCTGGCCGAACTCGCCGACCGCGTCGCCGCGGCGCTTGCCGGGCGTGCGGGCAAGGACGCGCTGGAGGCGTTCGCGAACGCCTACCGCGACTACGCCAGGGAGCACCCGGGCCGTTACGCCGCGGCGCAGCTCAGGCTCGACCCGGAAGCGGCCGCCGCCAGCGCCGGAGCCCGGCACGCCCAGATGACGCGGGCGATCCTGCGCGGCTACGACCTGACGGAGCCGGACCAGACGCACGCGGTCCGGCTGCTCGGCAGCGTCTTCCACGGCTACATCAGCCTGGAGTCCGGCGGAAGCTTCAGCCACAGCGCCCCCGGCACCCAGGAGACCTGGTCGCGGGTCCTGGACGCACTCGACGCCCTGCTGCGGAACTGGCCCGACTCCTGA
- a CDS encoding AAA family ATPase has product MNAEPGPAVVLITGVMAAGKSTVAQLLAERLPRAAHVRGDLFRRMIVSGREELMPEETEEARAQLDLRQRLSALVADEYARAGWTAIVQDIVIGEDLERYVARVRTRPLYVVVLAPSTEAVRAREAARHKTGYGAWTVEALDRGLREETPDIGLYVDTSRQTPDETVATILAGLAQARISTD; this is encoded by the coding sequence GTGAACGCCGAACCGGGCCCCGCGGTCGTCCTGATCACCGGAGTGATGGCGGCGGGGAAGTCGACCGTGGCCCAGCTCCTGGCCGAGCGTCTGCCGCGGGCGGCGCACGTGCGGGGCGACCTGTTCCGCCGCATGATCGTCTCAGGCCGGGAGGAGCTGATGCCCGAGGAGACCGAGGAGGCCAGGGCCCAACTGGACCTGCGCCAAAGGCTCTCCGCACTCGTGGCCGACGAGTACGCGCGTGCGGGATGGACCGCGATCGTCCAGGACATCGTCATCGGCGAGGACCTGGAGCGATACGTCGCGAGGGTGCGCACACGGCCGCTGTACGTCGTCGTGCTCGCACCCTCCACCGAGGCGGTGCGGGCCAGGGAGGCGGCGCGGCACAAGACCGGGTACGGCGCCTGGACGGTCGAGGCCCTCGATCGCGGCCTCCGTGAGGAGACACCGGACATCGGGCTGTACGTCGACACCTCGCGGCAGACACCGGACGAGACGGTCGCGACGATCCTGGCCGGTCTCGCCCAGGCCCGTATCTCCACGGACTGA
- a CDS encoding SAV_915 family protein, with product MCLFRYESDPEPEEPLPAGRLYVPVRPGDGAGTAIRLFRTPLGTRTAVGFTTLDRLARTLGGNQASIRLSEGLLRALCAPLGADLLTVDPALSAHPVAPPEHRPGRLPVRALSTGTAS from the coding sequence ATGTGTCTGTTCCGGTACGAAAGTGATCCCGAGCCCGAGGAACCGCTCCCGGCCGGGCGTCTGTACGTGCCCGTCCGGCCGGGAGACGGAGCGGGGACGGCGATCAGGCTGTTCCGCACTCCCCTGGGCACACGCACGGCCGTCGGCTTCACGACCCTGGACCGGCTGGCCCGGACACTGGGCGGGAACCAGGCGTCCATCCGGCTGTCGGAGGGCCTGCTGCGGGCCCTCTGCGCGCCGCTCGGCGCGGACCTGCTGACAGTCGACCCGGCCCTGTCGGCGCACCCCGTCGCCCCGCCGGAGCACCGGCCCGGCCGTCTCCCGGTACGGGCCCTGAGCACGGGGACGGCGTCATGA
- the lysA gene encoding diaminopimelate decarboxylase, translating into MTTALVPGTTAADADDLAVWPVSTRRQADGDVVVGGVALTEVAHRFGTPVYVLDESEVRARCRAYRAAFPDAHVMYAAKALLCRAVIRWVRDEGLGLDVCSAGELELAVTSGFPPERVIMHGNAKSPRDLETALRLGVGTIVIDSPSEIARLAAAVGPHGHQRVMLRVTPGVSAGGHEKIRTGTDGQKFGLSLADGSAEHAVARILSQPQLRLTGLHCHIGSQITEVEPYVASLRRVVGLMASIRDVHGIALPELDMGGGHGVPYRPGEPALDLSALARELRCALASACASAGLDAPRLVIEPGRAITGPAGVVLYRVLAVKHTGGQVFVAVDGGMSDNPRPALYGARYAPRLIGRRSPAAPTTATVVGRHCEAGDVLAADVELPGDIRPGDLLAVPVAGAYHLSMASGYNMVGRPPMVAVADGSARLLVRRETLDDFRGRDVGE; encoded by the coding sequence ATGACCACGGCTCTCGTCCCCGGGACGACCGCTGCGGACGCCGACGACCTGGCCGTATGGCCGGTGTCCACCCGGCGGCAGGCGGACGGAGACGTCGTGGTCGGCGGGGTGGCCCTGACCGAGGTCGCCCACCGTTTCGGCACACCGGTCTACGTCCTGGACGAGTCGGAGGTACGCGCCCGCTGCCGCGCGTACCGGGCCGCCTTCCCCGACGCCCACGTGATGTACGCCGCCAAGGCGCTGCTGTGCCGGGCCGTCATCCGCTGGGTACGCGACGAGGGCCTCGGGCTGGACGTGTGCTCGGCGGGCGAGCTGGAACTCGCGGTCACCAGCGGCTTCCCGCCGGAGCGCGTCATCATGCACGGCAACGCGAAGTCGCCCCGCGACCTGGAGACGGCCCTGCGGCTGGGGGTCGGCACGATCGTCATCGACAGTCCCTCGGAGATCGCGCGGCTCGCCGCGGCCGTGGGGCCGCACGGCCACCAGCGGGTGATGCTCCGGGTGACGCCCGGCGTCTCCGCCGGCGGGCACGAGAAGATCCGCACCGGTACGGACGGCCAGAAGTTCGGGCTCTCCCTGGCGGACGGGTCGGCGGAACACGCGGTCGCCCGCATCCTGAGCCAGCCGCAGCTCCGGCTGACCGGCCTGCACTGCCACATCGGCTCACAGATCACCGAGGTCGAGCCGTACGTCGCCTCCCTGCGCCGTGTGGTGGGTCTGATGGCCAGTATCCGCGACGTCCACGGCATCGCGCTGCCCGAGCTCGACATGGGTGGCGGCCACGGCGTCCCGTACCGGCCCGGCGAGCCCGCACTCGACCTCTCGGCCCTCGCCCGCGAACTGCGCTGCGCACTCGCGTCGGCCTGCGCGTCGGCGGGCCTCGACGCACCCCGGCTCGTCATCGAGCCCGGCCGGGCGATCACGGGGCCGGCCGGGGTGGTGCTCTACCGGGTCCTGGCCGTCAAACACACGGGCGGTCAGGTGTTCGTGGCCGTCGACGGGGGCATGAGCGACAACCCCCGGCCCGCCCTGTACGGGGCCCGCTACGCGCCACGCCTGATCGGCCGCCGCTCCCCCGCCGCGCCGACGACGGCCACGGTGGTCGGCCGGCACTGCGAGGCGGGCGACGTACTCGCCGCCGACGTGGAGCTCCCGGGCGACATACGGCCCGGCGACCTCCTCGCCGTACCCGTGGCGGGCGCCTACCACCTGTCCATGGCCTCCGGGTACAACATGGTCGGCCGGCCCCCGATGGTGGCGGTCGCCGACGGATCCGCCCGGCTGCTGGTACGCCGGGAGACCCTCGACGATTTCCGCGGCCGGGACGTCGGGGAGTAG
- the kdpF gene encoding K(+)-transporting ATPase subunit F — protein sequence MTAENIAGLVVAVSLLVYLVLALVYPERF from the coding sequence GTGACCGCCGAGAACATCGCCGGCCTGGTCGTGGCCGTCTCCCTGCTGGTCTACCTCGTCCTTGCGCTTGTGTACCCGGAGAGGTTCTGA
- the kdpA gene encoding potassium-transporting ATPase subunit KdpA, which translates to MSPVTAGVLQLLALTAALALAYRPLGDYMARVYSSEKHYRPEKWIYRAIGANPSASMHWPAYLRGVLAFSAVSVLFLYALQRFQGALPGSLGFASIDPDQAFNTAASFVANTNWQSYYGEQAMGHVVQTGGLAVQNFVSAAVGMAVAVALVRGFARSRTGELGNFWTDLVRGTLRILLPIAVVGAIVLVACGVIQNFSGIHEVGQFTGSAQQWNGGAVASQEVIKELGTNGGGYFNANSAHPFENPTPFSNLFEIFLILLIPSALTRTFGRLVGSLRQGYAILATMATIWIAFTALMMWTEFAHHGPALEIAGGAMEGKETRFGIGGSSIFAVATTLTSTGAVNSFHSSYTGLGGGITMLGMQLGEIAPGGVGSGLYGMLVMAVIAVFIAGLMVGRTPEYLGKRIGTRQIKLAACYILITPALVLCFTALATALPTPPHSMTNSGAHGFSEILYAYTSGANNNGSAFAGLNADTQWFNTTIGIAMLLGRFLPIVFVLALAGSLAEQRPVPATAGTLRTDKPLYAGLLVGTILIITGLTYFPALALGPLAEGLAS; encoded by the coding sequence ATGAGCCCCGTAACAGCTGGTGTGCTCCAGTTGCTCGCGCTGACAGCCGCGCTGGCACTGGCATACCGTCCGCTCGGTGACTACATGGCCCGGGTCTACTCCTCCGAAAAGCACTACAGGCCGGAGAAGTGGATCTACCGTGCTATCGGAGCCAATCCGTCGGCCTCGATGCACTGGCCCGCCTATCTGCGCGGCGTACTCGCGTTCTCCGCTGTGAGCGTCCTTTTCCTCTATGCGCTCCAGCGCTTCCAGGGCGCACTGCCCGGATCGCTCGGCTTCGCGTCGATCGACCCGGACCAGGCGTTCAACACCGCGGCGTCCTTCGTGGCGAACACCAACTGGCAGTCGTACTACGGCGAACAGGCCATGGGCCACGTCGTGCAGACGGGCGGCCTCGCGGTGCAGAACTTCGTCTCGGCCGCGGTCGGCATGGCGGTCGCCGTGGCCCTGGTACGCGGGTTCGCGCGCTCGCGCACCGGTGAACTCGGCAACTTCTGGACCGACCTGGTGCGCGGCACGCTGCGGATCCTGCTGCCGATCGCGGTGGTCGGCGCGATCGTGCTGGTGGCATGTGGTGTCATCCAGAACTTCTCCGGCATCCACGAGGTCGGACAGTTCACCGGCTCCGCCCAGCAGTGGAACGGGGGCGCGGTCGCCTCGCAGGAGGTCATCAAGGAGCTGGGGACGAACGGTGGCGGTTACTTCAACGCCAACTCCGCCCACCCCTTCGAGAATCCGACGCCGTTCTCCAACCTCTTCGAGATCTTCCTGATCCTCCTGATCCCGTCGGCGCTGACCCGCACGTTCGGCCGTCTGGTCGGCAGCCTGCGGCAGGGCTACGCGATCCTGGCCACGATGGCCACCATCTGGATCGCGTTCACGGCCCTGATGATGTGGACGGAGTTCGCCCACCACGGTCCGGCGCTCGAGATCGCCGGCGGAGCCATGGAGGGCAAGGAGACCCGCTTCGGCATCGGCGGGTCGTCGATCTTCGCCGTGGCGACCACCCTGACGTCGACCGGCGCGGTCAACTCCTTCCACTCCTCGTACACGGGGCTCGGAGGCGGGATCACCATGCTGGGCATGCAGCTGGGTGAGATCGCCCCCGGCGGCGTCGGCTCCGGCCTCTACGGCATGCTCGTGATGGCGGTCATCGCGGTGTTCATCGCGGGCCTCATGGTCGGCCGCACCCCCGAGTACCTCGGCAAGAGGATCGGGACCCGCCAGATCAAGCTCGCGGCGTGCTACATCCTGATCACCCCGGCGCTGGTGCTCTGCTTCACCGCCCTCGCGACGGCGCTGCCCACTCCGCCCCACTCGATGACCAACAGCGGCGCGCACGGATTCTCCGAGATCCTCTACGCCTACACCTCCGGCGCCAACAACAACGGCTCCGCCTTCGCCGGGCTCAACGCCGACACGCAGTGGTTCAACACCACCATCGGCATCGCGATGCTGCTCGGCCGCTTCCTCCCGATCGTGTTCGTCCTGGCCCTGGCCGGCTCGCTCGCCGAGCAGCGCCCCGTCCCGGCCACGGCGGGCACCCTGCGGACGGACAAGCCGCTCTACGCGGGCCTGCTCGTCGGAACGATCCTCATCATCACCGGTCTGACCTACTTCCCGGCCCTGGCGCTGGGTCCGCTCGCCGAAGGACTCGCCTCATGA
- the kdpB gene encoding potassium-transporting ATPase subunit KdpB, producing the protein MSTVTPTRAPHEDPSAGAGPGRVGGGLFDPKQLLTSFPDAVRKLDPRIMIKSPVMFVVLVGSVVTTLLALRDPGDWFGWAITAWLWLTTVFANLAEAVAEGRGKAQADTLRNARTDTVARRLDGRDEVEVPGTELRVGDLVVCEAGDTIPGDGDVVEGVASVDESAITGESAPVIRESGGDRSAVTGGTKVLSDRIVVRITTKPGETFIDRMIALVEGAARQKTPNEIALNILLASLTIVFLLAVVTLQPFAIHAGAGQSLIVLTALLVCLIPTTIGALLSAIGIAGMDRLVQRNVLAMSGRAVEAAGDVSTLLLDKTGTITLGNRQAAEFVPVRGATEAELADAAQLSSLADETPEGRSIVVLAKEAYGLRERHQGELVRATWVAFTAQTRMSGVDVDGLKARKGAAGSVVAWVRERGGHVADDAGPLADRISEAGGTPLLVAVEDAKGARILGVVHLKDVVKDGMRERFTELRRMGIRTVMITGDNPLTAKAIAEEAGVDDFLAEATPEDKMALIKREQAGGKLVAMTGDGTNDAPALAQADVGVAMNTGTSAAKEAGNMVDLDSDPTKLIEIVAIGKQLLITRGALTTFSIANDVAKYFAIIPAMFAVVYPGLDKLNVMGLASPESAILSAVVFNALIIVALVPLALKGVRYRPAGADRMLRRNLGIYGLGGLVAPFIGIKIIDMLISLIPGLS; encoded by the coding sequence ATGAGCACCGTCACCCCCACCCGTGCCCCGCACGAGGACCCGTCGGCAGGCGCCGGGCCGGGCCGTGTCGGCGGGGGTCTCTTCGACCCGAAGCAGCTGCTCACGTCCTTCCCCGACGCGGTGAGGAAGCTCGATCCGCGCATCATGATCAAGTCCCCCGTCATGTTCGTGGTGCTCGTCGGCTCGGTGGTCACCACGCTGCTGGCACTCCGGGATCCGGGTGACTGGTTCGGCTGGGCCATCACTGCCTGGCTCTGGCTGACGACGGTCTTCGCCAACCTCGCCGAGGCGGTGGCCGAAGGCCGCGGAAAGGCTCAGGCGGACACCCTGCGCAACGCCAGGACGGACACGGTCGCCCGCCGTCTGGACGGCCGTGACGAGGTGGAGGTGCCCGGGACGGAGCTGCGCGTCGGCGACCTGGTCGTCTGCGAGGCCGGCGACACCATCCCGGGTGACGGTGACGTCGTCGAAGGGGTCGCGTCCGTCGACGAGTCCGCCATCACCGGCGAATCGGCTCCGGTGATCAGGGAGTCCGGTGGCGACCGCAGTGCCGTCACGGGCGGCACGAAGGTCCTGTCCGACCGGATCGTCGTCAGGATCACCACCAAGCCGGGCGAGACCTTCATCGACCGGATGATCGCCCTGGTGGAGGGGGCGGCCCGGCAGAAGACCCCCAACGAGATCGCGCTCAACATCCTGCTGGCCTCGCTGACCATCGTCTTCCTCCTCGCCGTCGTGACGCTCCAGCCCTTCGCCATCCACGCCGGCGCCGGGCAGTCGTTGATCGTCCTCACCGCTCTGCTGGTCTGTCTGATCCCGACGACGATCGGCGCGCTCCTCTCCGCGATCGGCATCGCGGGCATGGACCGCCTCGTCCAGCGCAACGTCCTGGCCATGTCGGGGCGCGCCGTGGAGGCGGCGGGTGACGTCTCGACGCTGCTGCTCGACAAGACCGGCACCATCACGCTCGGCAATCGGCAGGCCGCGGAGTTCGTCCCGGTCAGGGGCGCGACCGAGGCGGAGCTGGCCGACGCCGCGCAGCTGTCCTCGCTCGCCGACGAGACTCCTGAGGGCCGGTCGATCGTGGTGCTCGCGAAGGAGGCGTACGGTCTGCGCGAACGCCACCAGGGCGAGCTCGTCCGTGCCACCTGGGTCGCCTTCACGGCGCAGACCCGCATGTCGGGGGTGGACGTCGACGGCCTCAAGGCCCGCAAGGGCGCGGCCGGTTCGGTCGTCGCGTGGGTGAGGGAGCGGGGCGGCCACGTGGCCGACGACGCCGGCCCGCTCGCCGACCGGATCTCCGAGGCGGGCGGCACACCGCTGCTGGTCGCGGTCGAGGACGCGAAGGGGGCCCGGATCCTGGGGGTCGTCCACCTCAAGGACGTCGTCAAGGACGGCATGCGGGAGCGCTTCACCGAGCTGCGCCGGATGGGCATCAGGACCGTCATGATCACGGGTGACAACCCGCTGACGGCCAAGGCGATCGCCGAGGAGGCGGGGGTCGACGACTTCCTCGCCGAGGCCACGCCCGAGGACAAGATGGCCCTCATCAAGCGGGAACAGGCGGGCGGCAAGCTCGTCGCGATGACGGGGGACGGCACCAACGACGCCCCCGCGCTCGCCCAGGCGGACGTCGGCGTGGCGATGAACACCGGCACCTCGGCCGCCAAGGAGGCCGGGAACATGGTGGACCTGGACTCCGACCCCACCAAGCTGATCGAGATCGTCGCGATCGGCAAGCAGCTCCTCATCACGCGCGGCGCCCTGACCACGTTCTCCATCGCCAACGACGTCGCGAAGTACTTCGCGATCATCCCGGCCATGTTCGCGGTGGTGTACCCGGGCCTGGACAAGCTCAACGTGATGGGCCTGGCGTCGCCGGAGTCCGCGATCCTGTCGGCCGTCGTCTTCAACGCGCTGATCATCGTCGCCCTCGTCCCGCTCGCCCTCAAGGGGGTCCGGTACCGGCCGGCCGGCGCCGACAGGATGCTCCGCCGCAACCTCGGGATCTACGGGCTCGGCGGCCTGGTGGCCCCGTTCATCGGCATCAAGATCATCGACATGCTCATCTCCCTCATTCCCGGGCTCTCCTGA